One Brassica napus cultivar Da-Ae chromosome A1, Da-Ae, whole genome shotgun sequence genomic region harbors:
- the LOC125575626 gene encoding flowering time control protein FCA-like, with protein sequence MSRFDEDDEAFTRRRRRGNSPSNYQVGIGGGGGGDRRWEDDSPTDRNVHREGVGGGSFQPMNAPQGRVDFQQMGYGFGGGFPPMSRDGGFRPNVPVNFPPSESPDAGGYSGGRGFQSTGPDYSVRLTSPPIQQPLSGQKRGRPLSEQSSFTGTDFTDRSSMVKLFVGSVPRTATEEEVRPFFEQHGNVLEVAFIKDKRTGQQQGCCFVKYATSEDADRAIRALHNQITLPGGTGLVQVRYADGERERIGAVEFKLFVGSLNKQATENEVEELFLQFGRVEDVYLMRDEYRQSRGCGFVKYSSKETAMAAIDGLNGTYTMRGCNQPLIVRFADPKRPKPGESREVAHPVGLGSGPRFQASGPRPTSNLGDLSVDVSHTNPWRPMNSPNMGPPGNTGIRGTGSDLAPRPGQATLPSNQGGPLGGYVVPAINPLPVSSSATSQQQSRGAGQHMSPLQKPLHSPQDVPLRPQTNFPGAQASLQNPYGYSSQLPTSQLRPQQNVTPATAPQAPLNINLRPTPVSSATDQLRPRAQQPPPQKMQHPPSELVQLLSQQTQTLQATFQSSQQAFSQLQQQVQSMQQPNQNLPGSQTGHGKQQWAGSAIPTVVSTTASTPVSYMQTAAPAATQSVVSGKCNWTEHTSPDGFKYYYNGQTGESKWEKPEEMVVFERQQQQPTIQQPQTQSQQALYSQPMQQQPQQVHQQYQGQHVQQPIYSSVYPTPGVSQNAQYPPPLGVSQNSQFPMSGTGQNAQDFGRTHTPVGAASINNPSRTQQVHESRS encoded by the exons ATGTCACGTTTCGACGAGGATGACGAAGCTTTCACCCGCCGTCGTCGCCGTGGAAACAGCCCTAGCAATTATCAAGTTGGAATTGGGGGCGGAGGAGGTGGCGATCGACGCTGGGAAGATGACAGCCCTACGGATCGTAATGTTCACAGAGAAGGTGTTGGAGGAGGAAGTTTCCAGCCGATGAACGCTCCTCAAGGTAGAGTAGATTTTCAGCAGATGGGTTATGGCTTCGGCGGAGGTTTTCCGCCGATGAGTCGCGACGGAGGATTTCGGCCTAACGTGCCAGTGAATTTTCCGCCATCGGAAAGTCCAGATGCAGGGGGATATTCCGGCGGCAGGGGATTTCAATCAACGGGGCCTGATTACTCTGTGAGATTGACTTCACCGCCGATCCAGCAGCCTCTTTCCGGTCAGAAGAGAGGCCGTCCTCTCTCGGAGCAGAGTAGCTTTACTGGAACTG ATTTTACTGATCGTAGCAGTATGGTGAAGCTTTTTGTTGGCTCTGTACCAAGGACAGCTACGGAAGAAGAA GTCCGTCCCTTTTTCGAACAACACGGAAATGTTCTTGAGGTTGCTTTTATCAAGGACAAGAGAACAGGGCAGCAGCAAG GctgttgttttgtaaaatatgcAACTTCTGAAGATGCGGATAGGGCCATTAGAGCATTGCACAATCAGATCACTCTTCCTGGG GGAACTGGCCTTGTTCAAGTTCGATATGCTGATGGGGAGAGAGAACGCATAG GTGCGGTAGAGTTTAAGCTTTTTGTTGGTTCCTTAAACAAGCAAGCCACTGAAAACGAGGTTGAGGAG CTCTTTTTGCAATTTGGTCGCGTGGAGGATGTCTATCTCATGCGTGATGAATATAGACAGAGTCGTG GATGCGGGTTTGTTAAATATTCAAGCAAAGAGACGGCCATGGCAGCTATCGATGGTCTCAATGGAACTTATACCATGAGA GGTTGCAATCAGCCGTTGATTGTTCGGTTTGCTGATCCAAAGAGGCCTAAACCGGGCGAGTCAAG GGAAGTGGCACATCCTGTTGGACTTGGTTCAGGGCCTCGTTTTCAAGCTTCAGGACCAAG GCCTACATCTAACCTTGGTGACCTTAGTGTGGATGTAAGCCACACAAATCCTTGGCGTCCTATGAATTCACCAAACATGGGGCCACCTGGTAACACTGGGATCCGTGGTACCGGAAGTGACTTGGCTCCTAGGCCAGGTCAAGCCACATTACCTTCAAATCAG GGAGGTCCATTGGGTGGTTATGTTGTTCCTGCCATTAATCCTCTACCAGTCTCATCCTCTGCCACATCGCAACAG CAAAGCCGGGGAGCTGGCCAGCATATGTCACCATTACAAAAACCTCTTCACAGCCCACAGGATGTGCCCCTTCGACCACAAACTAATTTCCCTGGGGCCCAAGCATCCTTGCAGAATCCTTATGGTTATAGCAGCCAGTTGCCTACTTCTCAGCTGCGGCCACAACAAAACGTCACTCCTGCAACAGCTCCTCAAGCTCCTTTGAACATCAACCTACGGCCAACACCTGTATCTTCTGCAACTGATCAATTGCGCCCTCGTGCTCAGCAGCCACCGCCACAAAAGATGCAACATCCTCCTTCTGAGCTAGTTCAGCTCTTGTCACAACAGACTCAGACTCTACAAGCAACCTTCCAATCATCTCAGCAAGCATTTTCTCAACTGCAGCAGCAGGTGCAGTCCATGCAgcaaccaaaccaaaatttaccAGGCTCACAGACTGGCCATGGTAAACAGCAG TGGGCTGGATCTGCAATCCCGACAGTTGTTAGCACCACTGCTTCTACACCAGTTAGCTATATGCAAACAGCTGCACCTGCAGCAACTCAGAGTGTTGTTTCTGGCAAATGTAACTGGACCGAGCATACCTCGCCTGATGGATTTAAGTATTATTACAACGGTCAAACCGGTGAAAGCAAG TGGGAAAAACCTGAGGAAATGGTAGTGTTCGAACGTCAGCAACAGCAGCCAACTATACAGCAGCCCCAGACCCAATCACAGCAGGCTCTTTATTCCCAGCCAATGCAGCAACAACCACAACAGGTTCACCAGCAATATCAGGGCCAACATGTACAGCAGCCTATCTATTCTTCAGTG TATCCAACTCCAGGGGTCAGCCAGAATGCTCAG TATCCGCCGCCATTGGGAGTTAGTCAAAATAGCCAG TTTCCTATGTCAGGCACCGGTCAAAATGCTCAG GACTTTGGGCGGACACATACACCAGTGGGGGCTGCTTCCATCAATAATCCGTCACGAACTCAACAG GTACATGAAAGCAGGAGCTGA
- the LOC106376204 gene encoding peroxidase 40, translating into MLILKKKVERDHITMKNLFNLFLIMLLVSMPILSLAANFSETCEDGSGEPGSGFGIGFGIVLEFGLYRNSCPEAESIVYSWVETAVLQDPRMAASLLRLHFHDCFVNGCDASVLLDDTEGLVGEKTAPPNLNSLRGFEVIDSIKADLESVCPETVSCADILAMAARDSVVVSGGPSWDVEVGRIDGRTASKQAATTSLPSPNSTVPTLISIFQKLGLSQTDMVALSGGHTLGKAKCTSFTARLQPLQTGQPANHGDNLEFLESLQQLCSAVDTSVAITQLDLVTPSTFDNQYYVNLLSGEGLLPSDQALAVQDPGTREIVETYAADQSVFFEDFKNAMVKMGGITGGSEGEVRKNCRAIN; encoded by the exons ATGTTAATACTCAAGAAGAAAGTGGAGAGAGATCATATAACGATGAAGAATCTCTTTAACTTGTTCCTTATTATGCTTCTCGTTTCTATGCCAATTCTCTCACTCGCTGCCAACTTCAGCGAGACTTGTGAAGACGGAAGTGGAGAACCCGGTTCAGGTTTCGGTATAGGGTTCGGCATAGTTCTAGAATTCGGGTTATACCGGAATAGCTGCCCTGAAGCCGAGTCTATCGTCTACTCATGGGTCGAAACCGCGGTTTTACAGGATCCAAGAATGGCTGCttctcttcttcgtcttcattTCCACGACTGTTTTGTCAAT GGATGTGATGCTTCGGTCTTGTTGGATGACACAGAAGGATTGGTCGGTGAAAAAACTGCACCTCCGAACCTCAATTCTCTACGAGGATTCGAAGTGATAGATTCGATAAAGGCTGATCTTGAAAGTGTATGTCCAGAGACTGTCTCATGCGCAGACATTCTTGCCATGGCTGCTAGAGATTCAGTCGTTGTG TCGGGTGGACCAAGCTGGGACGTCGAAGTAGGAAGAATAGACGGTCGAACCGCGAGTAAACAAGCAGCAACGACTAGCTTACCATCACCAAACTCAACCGTACCAACTCTCATCTCTATCTTTCAGAAACTCGGTCTTTCGCAAACCGACATGGTCGCTCTTTCCG GTGGGCATACACTGGGAAAGGCAAAGTGCACTTCATTTACAGCTCGGTTACAGCCACTACAAACTGGACAACCAGCTAACCACGGAGACAATCTTGAGTTCCTTGAGTCACTACAACAACTGTGCTCGGCAGTGGACACTTCTGTAGCAATCACTCAGCTTGACTTGGTGACACCGTCAACATTTGACAACCAGTACTATGTTAACCTTCTCTCGGGTGAGGGATTGCTTCCATCAGACCAAGCTTTGGCGGTTCAGGACCCAGGAACAAGGGAGATTGTTGAGACCTATGCAGCCGACCAGTCAGTATTTTTCGAAGATTTTAAGAATGCTATGGTTAAGATGGGAGGGATAACCGGTGGTAGTGAGGGGGAGGTTAGAAAGAATTGTAGAGccattaactaa
- the LOC125593482 gene encoding DNA-directed RNA polymerases II, IV and V subunit 9B, translating into MSTMKFCRECNNILYPKEDKEQSILLYACRNCDHQEAADNNCVYRNEVHHSVSEQTQILSDVASDPTLPRTKAVRCAKCQHGEAVFFQATARGEEGMTLFFVCCNPNCGHRWRE; encoded by the exons ATGAGTACAATGAAGTTTTGTCGCgaatg TAATAACATCTTATACCCAAAGGAAGACAAGGAGCAATCGATACTCCTCTACGCTTGCCGTAACTGTGATCATCAG GAAGCGGCGGATAACAACTGTGTGTACAGAAACGAGGTTCATCATTCAGTAAGTGAACAAACGCAGATCCTATCCGACGTCGCTTCTGACCCCACTCTTCCCCGCACCAAGGCTGTCCGCTGCGCCAAGTGTCAACACGGCGAAGCTGTCTTCTTCCAG GCTACTGCTAGAGGCGAAGAAGGAATGACTCTGTTCTTCGTTTGCTGCAACCCCAATTGTGGCCATCGTTGGAGAGAATAG
- the LOC106360818 gene encoding probable glucan endo-1,3-beta-glucosidase At4g16260: MSPMIPLYLLLALFATILAPTSGEPVGVCYGMMGNNLPSKPDTIALFRQNNIRRVRLYDPNQEALNALKNTGIEVLVGVPNSDLRSLTNPSSARAWLQNNVLNHYPAVNFKYIAVGNEVVPSNGGGDVLPAMRNVYDALRGANLQDRIKVSTAVDMTLIGNSFPPSAGEFRGDIRWYIDPIIGFLTSTNSVLLANIYPYFSYIGNPRDISLSYALFTSPNVIVWDGSRGYQNLFDALLDVVYSAVERSGGGSLPVVVSESGWPSNGGNAASFDNARAYYTNLAARVRENRGTPKRPGRGVEMYLFAMFDENQKNPEIEKNFGLFFPNKQPKFPIAFAGVREVMAVE, translated from the exons ATGTCACCAATGATCCCACTGTATCTTCTTCTTGCTCTCTTCGCAACCATCCTCGCTCCAACAA GTGGAGAACCAGTAGGTGTATGTTATGGAATGATGGGGAACAACCTTCCGTCTAAACCAGACACCATCGCTCTCTTCAGACAGAACAACATCAGAAGAGTCCGTCTCTACGACCCTAACCAAGAAGCTTTAAACGCTCTTAAAAACACCGGCATCGAGGTCCTCGTCGGCGTCCCCAACTCCGATCTCCGTTCACTCACTAACCCTTCCTCAGCTAGAGCGTGGCTCCAAAACAACGTTCTTAACCATTATCCCGCCGTTAACTTCAAGTACATCGCCGTCGGTAACGAAGTTGTACCGTCCAACGGCGGCGGCGATGTGCTCCCTGCGATGCGTAACGTTTACGATGCGCTAAGAGGAGCGAATCTTCAAGATAGGATCAAAGTGTCTACAGCGGTTGATATGACTTTGATTGGAAACTCTTTCCCTCCTTCCGCTGGAGAGTTTCGTGGTGACATTAGGTGGTATATCGATCCCATCATCGG GTTCTTGACGAGCACGAACTCGGTGTTACTGGCCAACATCTACCCTTATTTCAGCTACATCGGCAACCCACGAGACATCTCCCTCTCCTACGCTCTCTTCACCTCTCCTAACGTCATAGTCTGGGACGGATCTCGCGGCTACCAAAACCTATTCGACGCCTTGCTCGACGTCGTTTACTCTGCCGTAGAACGTTCAGGTGGTGGATCTCTTCCCGTCGTCGTTTCCGAGAGCGGATGGCCTTCAAACGGCGGAAACGCTGCGAGTTTTGATAACGCGCGAGCGTATTACACGAACCTGGCGGCACGTGTGAGAGAGAACAGAGGGACGCCAAAGAGACCTGGGAGAGGTGTGGAGATGTATTTGTTCGCCATGTTTGATGAGAATCAGAAGAATCCTGAGATCGAGAAGAACTTCGGTTTGTTTTTCCCTAATAAACAGCCAAAGTTTCCGATAGCATTCGCCGGCGTGAGGGAGGTTATGGCGGTCGAGTGA
- the LOC106446534 gene encoding ABC transporter D family member 2, chloroplastic produces the protein MILITASPFPTPCSHLVLLRHLHLPPPPPLRHESTIHRSKISRFRRRVSAVSSSSSLLPQPPRPDKASELRALWKRFWKVAAPYWFSEDKDQARLRLAAVFALTLATTGISVGFNFLGRDFYNALSNKDQEQFTKQLLYYLCGFAGGIPFFVLRDYAKETLSLRWRSWMTKHYLQRYLKDQTFYKIQSQSMIDNPDQRIVDDLSSFTSTALSFSLTLFSATIDLISFSNILFTIYPPLFLLLLVYSLGGTAISVFLGKGLVNLNFMQEKKEADFRYNLVRVRENAESIAFYGGEQNEMQLLLERFRSAFDNLTELLIASRNLEFFTDGYRYLIQILPAALVAPMFFSGKIEFGVINQSVSAFNHILGDFSLVVYQFQAISAFSAVIDRLGEFDDLLDNNITSHTMDEIELTYQSAERSSLLVDSNGSSVQSRPENQKLLEIEELTLQTPTNGTTLLHNLTAYIYDKDHLLIMGPSGSGKTSLLRAMAGLWRSGKGRITFYLNPQTLENSVKTSPGDVLFLPQRPYMVLGTLRQQLLYPAWTTTTMDGGSERDDGMDELKKPTTDDLMRTLKNVRLGHIVDRFGGLDSFHEWSSVLSLGEQQRLAFARLLLCQPKLALLDESTSALDEANEAHLYQQIQSAGITYISIGHRQTLTKFHNKILHISTADPKSIERNWRITEDVNAREDSLLNQ, from the exons ATGATTTTGATAACAGCTTCCCCTTTCCCCACTCCTTGCTCTCACCTCGTCCTCCTCCGCCATTTacatcttcctcctcctcctcctcttcgcCATGAATCAACTATTCATCGGAGCAAAATTTCCCGTTTCCGAAGACGCGTCTCCGctgtctcctcctcctcctctttgcTGCCGCAACCACCTCGTCCGGATAAGGCGTCGGAGCTGAGGGCTCTTTGGAAGCGATTCTGGAAAGTCGCTGCGCCTTACTGGTTTTCGGAGGATAAAGACCAGGCCAGGCTGCGGCTCGCCGCCGTCTTCGCTCTAACTCTGGCCACAACCGGAATCAGCGTCGGATTCAATTTCCTCGGCCGTGATTTCTACAATGCTCTCTCCA ACAAGGACCAAGAGCAGTTCACCAAGCAGTTGCTTTATTATCTCTGTGGCTTCGCCGGAGGCATCCCG ttcttTGTGCTGAGAGATTATGCGAAAGAGACACTATCACTGAGATGGAGGTCTTGGATGACCAAACACTACCTCCAGCGCTATTTGAAAGACCAAACCTTCTACAAGATTCAGTCCCAGTCCATGATCGACAATCCTGATCAGCGCATTGTTGACGACCTCAGCTCCTTCACTTCTACAGCCTTGTCTTTCTCCCTCACGCTCTTCAGCGCCACCATCGACCTCATCTCCTTTAGCAACATCCTCTTCACAATTTACCCTCCgctctttctccttctcttgGTCTACTCCCTTGGCGGAACTGCCATCAGTGTCTTTCTCGGCAAG GGACTAGTGAATCTCAACTTTATGCAAGAGAAGAAAGAGGCTGACTTTCGTTACAACCTTGTCCGCGTCAGGGAAAATGCTGAGTCGATTGCTTTCTACGGAGGCGAGCAGAATGAGATGCAGCTTCTACTCGAGCGTTTCAGAAGCGCTTTTGATAATTTAACT GAATTGCTGATAGCATCTAGGAACCTAGAGTTCTTCACGGATGGGTACCGCTACCTCATTCAGATTCTTCCAGCTGCTCTTGTTGCCCCAATGTTTTTCTCTGGCAAAATTGAGTTTGGTGTTATTAACCAGTCTGTCTCTGCATTCAATCACATCCTTGGAGACTTCTCCCTCGTTGTTTATCAGTTTCAAGCTATCAGCGCTTTCTCTGCTGTCATTGACCGACTTG GTGAATTTGATGATCTTTTGGATAACAACATCACCTCTCACACCATGGACGAGATTGAGCTGACGTATCAGAGTGCGGAGAGGTCTTCTTTGCTAGTAGATTCCAATGGTTCTTCAGTCCAGTCTCGACCTGAGAACCAAAAGCTTCTGGAGATCGAGGAGCTCACTCTTCAGACACCAACGAATGGAACCACATTACTTCACAACTTGACTGCTTATATATATGACAAGGATCATCTACTG ATAATGGGTCCTAGTGGGAGTGGTAAAACTTCTCTCCTAAGAGCAATGGCTGGTCTTTGGAGGTCAGGGAAAGGAAGAATCACCTTCTACCTCAATCCTCAAACTCTGGAAAATTCAGTTAAAACAAGTCCGGGTGACGTTTTATTCCTTCCACAAAGGCCTTATATGGTTCTAGGAACTCTGCGTCAGCAATTGCTTTATCCTGCCTGGACTACTACTACTATGGATGGGGGCAGTGAAAGAGACGATGGAATGGATGAGCTTAAGAAGCCAACAACAGATGATCTGATGCGGACGCTAAAGAATGTTCGTCTTGGACATATAGTGGATCGCTTTGGTGGTCTTGATTCGTTTCATGAGTGGTCCAGTGTGCTCTCACTTGGTGAGCAGCAGCGCCTTGCCTTTGCACGGTTATTATTGTGTCAGCCGAAGCTAGCTCTCCTTGATGAATCCACTAGTGCTTTGGATGAAGCTAACGAG GCACACCTCTACCAGCAAATTCAGTCAGCTGGGATTACATACATAAGCATTGGCCATCGGCAGACGTTAACCAAGTTCCATAACAAGATCTTACACATCTCAACGGCAGACCCGAAGAGCATAGAACGGAACTGGAGAATAACAGAGGACGTGAATGCCAGAGAAGATTCTTTGTTGAATCAATAA